A stretch of the Xiphophorus couchianus chromosome 15, X_couchianus-1.0, whole genome shotgun sequence genome encodes the following:
- the LOC114158934 gene encoding leukotriene B4 receptor 1-like: protein MEQLNATVVSTNFSSTEHPTLPSWKAGGLVSVVICIFCFLLGVPGNIAVILLKPNWQNLSSLSRTLMLNLSVSDLLCLVTLPIWAYSILYGWIFQLAACKLLAYLVYCSIHGSLLTITTLSVHRYLTVVRRQRCNQVQKRVLLVLLWLVALILSIPVLVVRQLKTYQQSAHCRSQFTSETQWVVLLLLESWFGFVCFSLVCCTYIRLHRKVKQTALFNHPQTTRLVISIIVSFFVLWIPYHTINLLAVAALSLQHVDLLNFCTDQQELAVSLTFLHSCLNPLLYAFSSPKMCTVCKQTAPN from the coding sequence ATGGAGCAACTCAATGCCACTGTGGTCAGCACTAACTTTTCTTCTACAGAACATCCAACATTACCCTCCTGGAAAGCAGGTGGTCTGGTTTCTGTGGTCATATGCATCTTCTGCTTTCTACTGGGAGTTCCTGGAAACATTGCAGTGATTCTTCTCAAGCCTAACTGGCAGAATCTGTCCAGTCTGAGCCGGACTTTGATGCTAAATCTTTCTGTGTCTGACCTGTTGTGTTTGGTGACTCTTCCGATTTGGGCATACAGTATTCTCTATGGATGGATATTCCAGCTAGCAGCCTGTAAGCTTCTAGCTTATCTTGTGTACTGCAGCATTCATGGCAGCCTGCTGACTATAACTACGTTAAGCGTCCACCGATACCTGACTGTGGTGCGTCGGCAGAGGTGCAATCAGGTGCAGAAAAGAGTGCTGCTGGTTCTTCTCTGGCTGGTTGCTCTCATCCTTTCCATTCCTGTTTTGGTGGTCCGACAGCTGAAAACATATCAGCAGTCAGCACACTGTCGATCTCAGTTCACCTCTGAGACACAGTGGGTGGTTCTGTTGCTACTGGAGAGCTGgtttggatttgtttgtttttctttagtgtgTTGTACATATATTCGCTTGCACAGGAAGGTTAAGCAGACAGCTCTTTTCAACCACCCACAGACAACCCGACTGGTGATCAGCATCATCGTGAGCTTCTTTGTCCTGTGGATTCCCTATCATACGATAAACCTGCTGGCTGTGGCAGCTTTAAGTCTACAACATGTGGACTTGTTAAACTTTTGCACGGACCAACAGGAACTTGCTGTTTCACTTACATTTCTGCACAGTTGTCTGAATCCACTCCTGTATGCCTTTTCTTCTCCTAAAATGTGCACCGTCTGCAAGCAAACTGCACCAAACTAA
- the LOC114158532 gene encoding clathrin coat assembly protein AP180 isoform X20 has protein sequence MHLQKNYVFQLHKDGYDMSTFIRRYARYLNEKAFAYRQMAFDFTRVKKGAEGVMRTMTTEKLLKGMPVLQTQIDTLLEFDVHPKELNNGIINAAFMLLFKDLVKLFASYNDGIINLLEKFFKMKKSDCKEALEIYKRFLTRVTKIGEFMKLAETVGVDKNDIPDINYAPSSILESLETHMNGLEDVKGGKKGEGSPTKGSPTNNVSPTSTPAKSSNAVPTLQPPPGDGAAAAAAPEPAEDSLLDLDPLSSTGPTAASAAPTSWGDLLGSEMGDSLLSEPPLAAEAAPSPAAAAPTPAAAEPGVSLAPPTSTAAATSPGAANMDLLGDAFAAAPAASSEATAAAAEGGAAASSTPATNSGADMFDSMPDSSFSKTDPLPSTDLFSAEPTGGDAPAAAAAPAAAPAATAAAAPGSELMSVFDGLGDIMKPTVTPQAGDVDTSMANMASNLIMGTAAAPQVAPPCWGAPMAPVAGAPMMPMARPGFPAAGVTPGAPMSPGMAQSPRKPPPPRNALDDLNIKDFM, from the exons ATGCATCTCCAGAAAAATTACGTCTTTCAGTTGCATAAGGATG GCTATGACATGTCTACATTCATCAGGCGGTATGCACGATACCTGAATGAGAAAGCCTTCGCCTACCGCCAAATGGCTTTTGACTTCACCAGGGTGAAGAAAGG TGCCGAGGGAGTGATGAGAACCATGACCACCGAGAAGCTGCTGAAAGGCATGCCTGTTCTGCAGACTCAGATCGACACACTCTTGGAGTTTGAc GTTCATCCGAAGGAGCTGAACAATGGGATCATCAATGCTGCCTTCATGCTTCTCTTCAAAGATCTGGTGAAGCTGTTTGCATCCTATAACGATGGAATCATCAACCTGTTAG AAAAGTTCTTcaagatgaaaaaaagtgattgtAAGGAGGCCTTGGAGATTTATAAGAGGTTCCTGACCAGGGTGACGAAAATTGGGGAGTTCATGAAGTTGGCTGAG ACAGTCGGAGTGGACAAAAATGATATTCCTGACATCAACTAT GCTCCCAGCAGTATCCTGGAGTCTCTGGAAACACACATGAACGGTCTGGAGGACGTCAAAGGTGGAAAGAAAGG TGAAGG GTCTCCAACAAAG GGGTCTCCAACAAACAACGTGTCTCCAACATCGACTCCAGCCAAATCTTCAAATGCCGTTCCTACGCTGCAGCCGCCTCCTGGGGACGGAGCCGCTGCCGCCGCTGCTCCTGAGCCAGCTGAAGA TTCTTTGTTGGACTTGGATCCTCTGTCCTCCACTGGTCCCACAGCGGCATCAGCTGCACCGACATCTTGGGGAG ACCTGCTTGGATCAG AAATGGGCGATTCCTTGCTATCTGAACCCCCACTCGCCGCAGAGGCCGCCCCCTcccctgcagcagcagcgccCACTCCTGCAGCGGCAGAACCTGGCGTCTCTCTAGCTCCTCCCACTAGCACAGCAGCCGCCACTTCCCCTGGTGCCGCCAATATGGATCTGTTGGGAG ACGCCTTTGCTGCTGCACCTGCTGCTTCCTCTGAGGccactgctgcagcagcagagggtGGGGCTGCTGCTTCGTCCACCCCAGCCACTAACTCTGGAGCTG ATATGTTTGACTCCATGCCAGACTCAAGCTTCTCCAAAACGGACCCATTACCCAGCACTGACTTGTTTTCAGCAG AACCTACAGGAGGGGATGccccagctgctgctgctgcaccagctgctgctcctgctgcaaCTGCTGCTGCGGCTCCAGGTTCTGAGCTCATGTCAG TATTTGATGGGCTAGGCGACATAATGAAGCCCACTGTGACCCCTCAAGCGGGTGATGTTGACACCTCCATGGCTAACATGGCAAGTA ACCTCATAATGGGAACTGCAGCGGCTCCTCAGGTAGCTCCCCCTTGTTGGGGTGCACCCATG GCACCAGTTGCCGGAGCACCAATGATGCCCATGGCCAGGCCAGGCTTCCCTGCTGCAGGAGTAACCCCGGGGGCACCG ATGTCTCCTGGAATGGCCCAAAGCCCCAGAAAGCCCCCACCACCCAGGAATGCTCTGGATGACCTGAATATCAAGGACTTTATGTAG